The Sebastes umbrosus isolate fSebUmb1 chromosome 4, fSebUmb1.pri, whole genome shotgun sequence genome has a window encoding:
- the glsl gene encoding glutaminase liver isoform, mitochondrial isoform X1: MENIQNQEAEDGSYLCFQRTPSLRRKWRKRYGGLDGNKLLEPNKDPDMKEDGGMTDESQQRNTENQDVAPRPAPRSLIQNQVQTAVQSPVQRPVSLVSPGPAVVPVSATNGGLKPPLPQAVVQPEDRGYPLSQPWFPPQQSPSKRRAAADVLFDSFASDGKININQFFEAIWSSGLHRSDPRLRECFFHLRKLQDAEGSVDRNTFHRCITGFVSLILKALQGRFVIPDFSTFTEETQKLFSRCRQLSSVQEKEKETMDSTKWGVSICTVDGQRLSLGDWAGSLVLGEVSWPLVYGVAVDLLGSDLVHRYVGVEAYSRHDSPFTLTKTGIPHSPLTETGAIVTTSLLQLAGRLCAEEEEKYDSVLNVIRRLCNKEHASLNCTSYQSSRKASVRLHSLSFYLQEKKCFPDKADINAALDLMLQCASTEITCESGAAMAASLANGGLCPLSGDQVLSPAATRSMLSMMQVAGMKDYSTTFHYKTSVPAVSGSHGSLLAVVPGVLGLMAFSPETDACGNPWRAVHFCQELISTFQLHSFDIRTPFRQILAYRQWKAESEGYQIMNVLLAAFKGDVQALRRYFLSGADVNAVDYDGRSALHVAAAEGHAEVIRFLLQNTGANPALKDRWGSSPLQEARRHNKDAAVQLLQGSV; encoded by the exons ATGGAGAACATCCAGAACCAGGAGGCAGAGGACGGCTCTTACCTGTG TTTCCAGAGAACTCCGTCTCTCAGACGCAAATGGAGGAAACGTTACGGCGGTCTGGACGGCAACAAACTGCTGGAGCCCAATAAAGACCCAGACATGAaag aggatggagggatgacaGACGAGAGTCAGCAGAGGAACACTGAGAACCAG GATGTAGCACCTCGCCCAGCTCCCAGGAGCCTGATCCAGAACCAGGTCCAGACTGCAGTCCAGAGTCCGGTCCAGAGGCCTGTAAGCCTCGTCAGTCCTGGACCTGCAG TGGTCCCGGTGTCAGCCACTAATGGCGGCCTGAAGCCTCCTCTCCCCCAGGCGGTGGTCCAGCCCGAGGACAGAGGCTACCCCCTCTCCCAGCCCTGGTTCCCCCCCCAGCAGAGTCCGTCCAAACGCAGAGC GGCTGCTGATGTGCTGTTTGACAGCTTCGCTTCAGATGGAAAAATTAACATCAACCAGTTCTTTGAG GCCATCTGGAGCTCCGGGCTGCACAGGTCCGACCCTCGTCTCAGAGAGTGTTTCTTTCACCTGAGGAAACTGCAGGATGCCGAGGGATCCGTGGATAGAAACACCTTCCACAG GTGCATCACAGGATTCGTCTCTCTGATCCTGAAAGCTCTGCAGGGCCGATTCGTCATCCCAGATTTTTCCACCTTCACCGAAGAAACTCAGAAGTTGTTTTCGAGGTGTCGTCAGCTGTCGTCTGTCCAG gagaaagagaaagagaccaTGGACAGCACGAAGTGGGGCGTCTCAATCTGCACTGTGGATGGACAGAG GTTGTCTCTGGGCGACTGGGCCGGCTCGCTGGTTCTGGGTGAGGTGTCATGGCCGCTGGTGTATGGCGTGGCGGTGGACCTGCTGGGCTCTGACCTCGTCCACAGATACGTTGGCGTGGAGGCGTACTCCAGACACGACTCTCCGTTCACACTCACCAAAACAG GAATCCCTCACAGCCCGCTCACTGAGACGGGAGCCATCGTTACTACGTCTTTACTGCAG CTGGCGGGGCGGCTGtgtgcagaggaagaggagaagtaCGACTCG GTGCTGAACGTCATCCGAAGGCTCTGCAACAAGGAGCACGCCAGCTTAAACTGCACCAG ttatcagagcagcaggaaggcCAGTGTGAGACTCCACTCCCTGTCCTTCTACCTGCAGGAGAAAAAG TGTTTTCCAGACAAGGCGGACATTAATGCTGCTTTGGATCTAATGCTGCAG TGCGCCTCAACTGAGATCACCTGTGAATCAGGAGCTGCCATGGCTGCCTCGTTAGCCAACGGGGGCCTCTGTCCACTGTCAGGTGACCAGGTGCTGTCTCCGGCGGCGACGCGGAGCATGCTGTCTATGATGCAGGTGGCGGGGATGAAAGATTACTCCACCACCTTCCACTACAAG ACGTCGGTACCGGCCGTGTCTGGCAGCCATGGCTCCCTGCTGGCGGTGGTTCCTGGTGTTCTGGGTCTGATGGCGTTCTCTCCGGAGACGGACGCCTGTGGAAACCCCTGGAGGGCCGTCCACTTCTGCCAA gagCTGATTTCCACATTTCAGCTGCACAGTTTTGACATCAGGACTCCGTTCAGACAGATTCTGGCCTACAGACAGTGGAAGGCTGAATCTGAG gGATACCAGATCATGAACGTCCTGCTGGCAGCTTTCAAAGGAGATGTCCAGGCCCTGAGGAG GTACTTCCTGTCTGGAGCAGATGTAAACGCTGTCGACTACGACGGCAGGTCGGCTCTGCACGTGGCGGCTGCCGAAGGTCACGCAGAGGTCATCCGCTTCCTGCTCCAGAACACCGGAGCGAACCCCGCCCTCAAGGACAG ATGGGGGAGCTCTCCTCTGCAGGAGGCCAGGAGACACAACAAGGACgctgccgtccagctgctgcAGGGATCCGTCTGa
- the glsl gene encoding glutaminase liver isoform, mitochondrial isoform X2 — protein sequence MKEDGGMTDESQQRNTENQDVAPRPAPRSLIQNQVQTAVQSPVQRPVSLVSPGPAVVPVSATNGGLKPPLPQAVVQPEDRGYPLSQPWFPPQQSPSKRRAAADVLFDSFASDGKININQFFEAIWSSGLHRSDPRLRECFFHLRKLQDAEGSVDRNTFHRCITGFVSLILKALQGRFVIPDFSTFTEETQKLFSRCRQLSSVQEKEKETMDSTKWGVSICTVDGQRLSLGDWAGSLVLGEVSWPLVYGVAVDLLGSDLVHRYVGVEAYSRHDSPFTLTKTGIPHSPLTETGAIVTTSLLQLAGRLCAEEEEKYDSVLNVIRRLCNKEHASLNCTSYQSSRKASVRLHSLSFYLQEKKCFPDKADINAALDLMLQCASTEITCESGAAMAASLANGGLCPLSGDQVLSPAATRSMLSMMQVAGMKDYSTTFHYKTSVPAVSGSHGSLLAVVPGVLGLMAFSPETDACGNPWRAVHFCQELISTFQLHSFDIRTPFRQILAYRQWKAESEGYQIMNVLLAAFKGDVQALRRYFLSGADVNAVDYDGRSALHVAAAEGHAEVIRFLLQNTGANPALKDRWGSSPLQEARRHNKDAAVQLLQGSV from the exons ATGAaag aggatggagggatgacaGACGAGAGTCAGCAGAGGAACACTGAGAACCAG GATGTAGCACCTCGCCCAGCTCCCAGGAGCCTGATCCAGAACCAGGTCCAGACTGCAGTCCAGAGTCCGGTCCAGAGGCCTGTAAGCCTCGTCAGTCCTGGACCTGCAG TGGTCCCGGTGTCAGCCACTAATGGCGGCCTGAAGCCTCCTCTCCCCCAGGCGGTGGTCCAGCCCGAGGACAGAGGCTACCCCCTCTCCCAGCCCTGGTTCCCCCCCCAGCAGAGTCCGTCCAAACGCAGAGC GGCTGCTGATGTGCTGTTTGACAGCTTCGCTTCAGATGGAAAAATTAACATCAACCAGTTCTTTGAG GCCATCTGGAGCTCCGGGCTGCACAGGTCCGACCCTCGTCTCAGAGAGTGTTTCTTTCACCTGAGGAAACTGCAGGATGCCGAGGGATCCGTGGATAGAAACACCTTCCACAG GTGCATCACAGGATTCGTCTCTCTGATCCTGAAAGCTCTGCAGGGCCGATTCGTCATCCCAGATTTTTCCACCTTCACCGAAGAAACTCAGAAGTTGTTTTCGAGGTGTCGTCAGCTGTCGTCTGTCCAG gagaaagagaaagagaccaTGGACAGCACGAAGTGGGGCGTCTCAATCTGCACTGTGGATGGACAGAG GTTGTCTCTGGGCGACTGGGCCGGCTCGCTGGTTCTGGGTGAGGTGTCATGGCCGCTGGTGTATGGCGTGGCGGTGGACCTGCTGGGCTCTGACCTCGTCCACAGATACGTTGGCGTGGAGGCGTACTCCAGACACGACTCTCCGTTCACACTCACCAAAACAG GAATCCCTCACAGCCCGCTCACTGAGACGGGAGCCATCGTTACTACGTCTTTACTGCAG CTGGCGGGGCGGCTGtgtgcagaggaagaggagaagtaCGACTCG GTGCTGAACGTCATCCGAAGGCTCTGCAACAAGGAGCACGCCAGCTTAAACTGCACCAG ttatcagagcagcaggaaggcCAGTGTGAGACTCCACTCCCTGTCCTTCTACCTGCAGGAGAAAAAG TGTTTTCCAGACAAGGCGGACATTAATGCTGCTTTGGATCTAATGCTGCAG TGCGCCTCAACTGAGATCACCTGTGAATCAGGAGCTGCCATGGCTGCCTCGTTAGCCAACGGGGGCCTCTGTCCACTGTCAGGTGACCAGGTGCTGTCTCCGGCGGCGACGCGGAGCATGCTGTCTATGATGCAGGTGGCGGGGATGAAAGATTACTCCACCACCTTCCACTACAAG ACGTCGGTACCGGCCGTGTCTGGCAGCCATGGCTCCCTGCTGGCGGTGGTTCCTGGTGTTCTGGGTCTGATGGCGTTCTCTCCGGAGACGGACGCCTGTGGAAACCCCTGGAGGGCCGTCCACTTCTGCCAA gagCTGATTTCCACATTTCAGCTGCACAGTTTTGACATCAGGACTCCGTTCAGACAGATTCTGGCCTACAGACAGTGGAAGGCTGAATCTGAG gGATACCAGATCATGAACGTCCTGCTGGCAGCTTTCAAAGGAGATGTCCAGGCCCTGAGGAG GTACTTCCTGTCTGGAGCAGATGTAAACGCTGTCGACTACGACGGCAGGTCGGCTCTGCACGTGGCGGCTGCCGAAGGTCACGCAGAGGTCATCCGCTTCCTGCTCCAGAACACCGGAGCGAACCCCGCCCTCAAGGACAG ATGGGGGAGCTCTCCTCTGCAGGAGGCCAGGAGACACAACAAGGACgctgccgtccagctgctgcAGGGATCCGTCTGa
- the c4h15orf40 gene encoding UPF0235 protein C15orf40 homolog, with product MFPRAGLTISSSFIRFSKSVPLNRLCDVSRNRQMPKKEKAVKGQPAAARAAQEASCPVARDKSGAVTITVHAKPGSKHSGITDVSAEAVGVSIAAPPTDGEANTELIRFLAEVLELKKSHISLDKGSRSRDKLIKVDSSLSPEEVLRRLRQAAG from the exons ATGTTTCCCCGGGCAGGTTTAACTATTAGTAGTAGTTTTATAAGGTTTTCTAAATCTGTTCCGTTAAACCGTTTGTGTGACGTCTCCAGAAATAGACAGATGCCCAAAAAAGAGAAAGCG GTGAAAGGACAGCCGGCTGCCGCTCGAGCAGCACAGGAAGCTTCTTGTCCGGTGGCCCGAGACAAAAGTGGAGCTGTTACCATAACGGTGCACGCCAAGCCCGGCTCCAAACACAGCGGCATCACAG ACGTTTCTGCGGAGGCGGTGGGAGTTTCCATCGCAGCTCCTCCGACAGACGGAGAGGCCAACACCGAGCTCATCCGTTTCCTGGCTGAAGTTCTGGAACTGAAGAAAAGTCACATATCTCTTGACAAG GGGTCCAGGTCCAGAGACAAACTCATCAAAGTGGACTCCTCTCTCAGTCCGGAGGAGGTGTTGAGGAGGCTCAGACAGGCTGCAGGCTGA